Proteins encoded together in one Coregonus clupeaformis isolate EN_2021a chromosome 30, ASM2061545v1, whole genome shotgun sequence window:
- the LOC123482277 gene encoding voltage-dependent calcium channel gamma-5 subunit-like isoform X2 produces MTLCGRKVLTVLSSVFAVFALGLLGIAVSTDYWLYLEEGVILPLNQSTELRMSLHSGLWRVCFTAGDEKGRCFTIEYVMPTNVQLTSESTVSVLKMIRSATPFPLVSLFFLFIGFVLSNIGHIRPHHTILAFISGIFFILSGLSLVVGLVLYISSINDEMLNRTKTNEAYFIYQYGWSFAFAAISFLLTETAGVMSVYLFMKRYTAEEMYRPHPGLYEPRHSNCSDYSGQFLHPDTWAQRGRSPSSISSDASLQMNHSLHSNYPALLKCPENNHMSSSPC; encoded by the exons ATGACCCTGTGTGGCAGGAaggtgttgacagtgctgagcaGTGTGTTCGCAGTGTTCGCCCTGGGCCTGCTGGGCATCGCTGTCAGTACTGACTACTGGCTCTATCTGGAGGAGGGCGTCATCCTGCCCCTCAACCAAAGCACTGAGTTACGCATGTCCCTGCACTCGGGCCTCTGGAGGGTCTGCTTCACAGCTG GAGATGAGAAGGGCCGCTGTTTCACCATTGAGTATGTGATGCCCACCAACGTGCAGCTGACGTCTGAGTCTACAGTTAGTGTGCTGA AGATGATCCGTTCAGCCACTCCCTTCCCCCTGGTTAGTCTCTTCTTCTTGTTCATCGGTTTTGTCCTGAGTAACATCGGACACATCCGGCCCCATCACACCATCCTGGCCTTCATCTCCGGAATCTTCTTCATCCTCTCAG gtCTGTCTCTGGTGGTGGGCCTGGTGTTGTACATCTCCAGTATTAATGATGAGATGTTGAACAGGACCAAGACCAATGAGGCCTACTTCATCTACCAGTACGGCTGGTCCTTCGCCTTCGCTGCCATCTCCTTCCTGCTCACTGAG ACAGCCGGTGTCATGTCCGTCTACCTGTTCATGAAGCGCTACACGGCCGAGGAGATGTACAGACCCCACCCGGGCTTATACGAGCCGCGCCACAGCAACTGCTCTGACTACTCTGGTCAGTTTCTGCACCCGGACACCTGGGCCCAGCGCGGTCGCAGCCCCTCCAGCATCTCCAGCGACGCCTCGCTCCAGATGAACCACTCCCTCCATTCCAACTACCCAGCGCTCCTCAAGTGTCCAGAGAACAACCACATGTCCTCCTCCCCATGCTGA
- the LOC123482277 gene encoding voltage-dependent calcium channel gamma-5 subunit-like isoform X1 codes for MTLCGRKVLTVLSSVFAVFALGLLGIAVSTDYWLYLEEGVILPLNQSTELRMSLHSGLWRVCFTAATPSFEVFPSSKPGDEKGRCFTIEYVMPTNVQLTSESTVSVLKMIRSATPFPLVSLFFLFIGFVLSNIGHIRPHHTILAFISGIFFILSGLSLVVGLVLYISSINDEMLNRTKTNEAYFIYQYGWSFAFAAISFLLTETAGVMSVYLFMKRYTAEEMYRPHPGLYEPRHSNCSDYSGQFLHPDTWAQRGRSPSSISSDASLQMNHSLHSNYPALLKCPENNHMSSSPC; via the exons ATGACCCTGTGTGGCAGGAaggtgttgacagtgctgagcaGTGTGTTCGCAGTGTTCGCCCTGGGCCTGCTGGGCATCGCTGTCAGTACTGACTACTGGCTCTATCTGGAGGAGGGCGTCATCCTGCCCCTCAACCAAAGCACTGAGTTACGCATGTCCCTGCACTCGGGCCTCTGGAGGGTCTGCTTCACAGCTG CGACGCCATCTTTCGAAGTGTTTCCGAGCAGTAAACCAG GAGATGAGAAGGGCCGCTGTTTCACCATTGAGTATGTGATGCCCACCAACGTGCAGCTGACGTCTGAGTCTACAGTTAGTGTGCTGA AGATGATCCGTTCAGCCACTCCCTTCCCCCTGGTTAGTCTCTTCTTCTTGTTCATCGGTTTTGTCCTGAGTAACATCGGACACATCCGGCCCCATCACACCATCCTGGCCTTCATCTCCGGAATCTTCTTCATCCTCTCAG gtCTGTCTCTGGTGGTGGGCCTGGTGTTGTACATCTCCAGTATTAATGATGAGATGTTGAACAGGACCAAGACCAATGAGGCCTACTTCATCTACCAGTACGGCTGGTCCTTCGCCTTCGCTGCCATCTCCTTCCTGCTCACTGAG ACAGCCGGTGTCATGTCCGTCTACCTGTTCATGAAGCGCTACACGGCCGAGGAGATGTACAGACCCCACCCGGGCTTATACGAGCCGCGCCACAGCAACTGCTCTGACTACTCTGGTCAGTTTCTGCACCCGGACACCTGGGCCCAGCGCGGTCGCAGCCCCTCCAGCATCTCCAGCGACGCCTCGCTCCAGATGAACCACTCCCTCCATTCCAACTACCCAGCGCTCCTCAAGTGTCCAGAGAACAACCACATGTCCTCCTCCCCATGCTGA